Proteins from a genomic interval of Neodiprion lecontei isolate iyNeoLeco1 chromosome 2, iyNeoLeco1.1, whole genome shotgun sequence:
- the LOC107224464 gene encoding protein Jumonji, with translation MVLSRNDKRKRREGDLVDLMDPLSESPKRTKVHAQRKFAQGVATIFGSTQSSIKEKEKAKPAVITELITHGRPNTEDFLTFLCFRGTPMLPPSLDFFNVGSRKVKQGQKSSISVVKKPIPPTSTSGTETPKSTTSTQKSNGKGSSISTDKKITTSEKNMTKFKTSKMAASAVEALKKKYQEQRLAKQRIKNKFKPTCIMRTRSSTDRAKMKTASIVPPKKFLPKVETKRHCLRSSAIANKSKNVGIIKGKVELPKAKKRSLVRERCNDSSNTDVSSDDNSPTIRAMLRSKRQTRHAKKVCTRSKSETRRITRSHRETIQAQVLSRRPSRKTKEAAAVYMEILGRKLVSPDLDNEDNLSVDSFPELPNARRIAQRESEIRAKVKQTSKLNSNKDAKSENSRGSSTRFSKDKVDRSMVKNKRPLKIQKYCELDSEDDSACSVQSENIKPVTRRSLGKLAESTSRSLRSSPRNVPSKLQSEKSTKTEKEKVMVKRKRDQNSGRLKESLVKTSVPKQKSNKSKSKSDNSESDEETLGMLLDKMMKKKKKNEPIKSVKVDKAKSENTPPPNVDDKYDTSKISDDEESFRGFSNKAISKVLNSCHTHVKANLLASEEDSRKLDVLKTHGLPETDAMNIKNKPSSDVETSDSLPVTINVNESSTKPIPEDLSLSEIKSAPPVIPVVSMNVHEIYNHNPSDSTVNIIDMPRSSSLVRKERVNMSTEQIEKWLNESSMAKEESKAEMENVSGFKFEDTVKVKNDVSHISISTRIQHLVRPVNISFSKTTEKNNYKYNNVVQNKIPPILNVHVQHSPPKQQGIPTNRNRINADIKEIIKGRNMKTSKDSSFGEDSDAVSKSDHNSIDGSPDKKSPDKKSFQPRKPFLPKVKERKDITPSANAFSPENESSVYAFESDNETPISTPFRRRLKDTDNKPDSVPLMSEEEAAKTEEETQNVQNQDSASADTPKANQFELPKIFADLATMQVLPIDKLTTSWSNVGCSTSIAVQVNLDEQSQEPQTTTTDESILKSTEISTQTDGNNDNEDDNDGGQLFYIPLQAVTRNGPNLVQGQQLIQGVAVKLGTEGPTGPNQRVLLRAKLITKPPSTVARCPPVGTVQPTARVPQNSSTSGLDNPAPSTSTSVVPTPSTSNFQHPLSNKSFTLTQTTQHQNVSTATGTSLVPDKVQKSPKASRERKTSIDSVKSGKRSQSKSKPKTSEFCSPSNPTTFPSPKNADEEARLVEAPTFHPTEKDFQDPLEYIDKIRPIAEKFGICRVVPPVNFKPECKVSDDMRFTAYNQYVHRMLHRWGPNVKEMMAIKKYLATQSITLTHPPWIGGMEVDLPHLYQTVQSLGGLKEVIEKKKWQKVADGMKIPKSAQDRVTKLDDIYCKYLLPYDTLSPEEREKLFDEVETDWAKRESKALQTQTAPSSDNDAEDDDEDSSDETEECIVKGRNMPLNAFYRIARNTQRMWFGESQPPSGEAEGAAANEVEAAFWKHVAERKRHVCVHAASIDSSGRGFGFSVAKNSPFARHPWNLKVLTNNAGSVLRALGPLMGVTVPTLHVGMLFSACCWYRDPHGLPWIEYLHTGAKKIWYGIPDEHSDNFRDALAKMVPRYCKNKTIWLPSDTAMVPPELLVKNGVPLCQTVQEPGQFIIVFPKAFTSSICTGYVVSESVYFAQSSWLVTAEQVFKDIQESCEPSIFSFERLLFSIINDTRSHVDVLKQILPTVMNIRERELEYRRLLGNAGLTNTERLPLPDSGKRRRGKKVKEDDSDFECETCRANLFVSLVSNLQDDCVYCLPHACQILTRKKQLLKHSTLMYTYSEAELDDLIHKLEDKIEAKSKKTNQMRQAK, from the exons ATGGTCCTTAGTAGAAATGACAAAAGGAAGAGAAGGGAAGGTGATCTTGTTGACCTCATGGACCCTCTTTCAGAATCTCCGAAAAG GACCAAAGTCCACGCGCAAAGAAAATTTGCCCAGGGTGTAGCGACTATATTTGGTTCCACGCAATCTTCTAtcaaggaaaaggaaaaggcCAAGCCTGCAGTTATTACAGAATTGATAACTCATGGGCGTCCGAACACTGAAGACTTCTTAACATTCTTATGCTTCCGAG gTACGCCAATGCTGCCTCCCAgtttagattttttcaatgttgGAAGTCGGAAAGTAAAGCAGGGCCAAAAATCTTCGATTAGCGTTGTTAAAAAGCCTATACCACCAACTTCAACATCTGGAACAGAAACACCTAAATCAACTACCAGTACACAGAAATCAAATGGGAAAGGCAGTAGTATTTCcaccgataaaaaaataactacaagtgagaaaaatatgacaaagTTTAAAACAAGTAAAATGGCAGCATCTGCCGTTGAGgcattgaagaaaaagtaccAAGAACAGCGTCTGGCAAAGCAAAGGATAAAGAACAAATTTAAACCTACATGCATAATGAGAACTCGGTCATCTACCGATAGAGCCAAAATGAAAACAGCAAGTATCGTTCCACCCAAAAAGTTTCTACCCAAGGTTGAAACAAAGAGACACTGTCTACGGAGTAGCGCCATTGctaataaaagtaaaaatgttgGAATCATAAAAGGAAAAGTAGAGTTGCCCAAAGCAAAAAAGAGATCACTTGTCAGAGAGAGATGTAATGATTCTTCAAATACCGACGTGTCTTCGGACGATAATTCACCAACTATTAGAGCGATGCTACGTTCAAAACGGCAGACCAGACATGCAAAAAAAGTTTGCACAAGAAGCAAGTCAGAAACGAGAAGAATAACTAGATCTCACCGAGAAACAATACAGGCTCAGGTTCTATCGAGACGCCCATCTAGAAAGACCAAAGAAGCAGCTGCGGTGTATATGGAAATTCTTGGTAGGAAATTAGTCAGTCCGGATTTAGATAATGAAGATAATTTATCGGTCGATAGTTTTCCCGAACTGCCAAATGCCAGAAGAATAGCGCAGAGGGAAAGTGAAATACGAGCTAAAGTAAAACAGACTTCGAAACTAAACAGTAACAAAGATGCCAAATCTGAGAATAGCAGGGGAAGCAGCACTCGGTTTTCCAAAGATAAAGTTGACAGGAGCATGGTAAAGAATAAGCGGCcgttaaaaatacaaaagtatTGCGAGTTGGACAGCGAAGACGATTCGGCATGTTCAGTGCAATCTGAGAATATTAAACCTGTGACGAGGAGAAGTCTTGGAAAGTTAGCTGAGTCAACGAGCAGAAGCCTCAGATCATCGCCGAGAAACGTGCCCTCTAAATTGCAGTCAGAAAAAAGTACGAaaactgaaaaagaaaaagtgatGGTGAAAAGAAAGCGGGATCAAAATTCTGGAAGATTAAAGGAAAGCCTTGTGAAGACTAGCGTACCtaaacaaaaatcaaacaaatctAAGAGTAAAAGTGACAACTCTGAATCGGATGAAGAAACTTTAGGAATGCTGCTtgataaaatgatgaaaaagaaaaagaaaaatgagccGATCAAGTCTGTGAAAGTTGATAAAGCAAAGTCCGAAAATACACCTCCTCCAAATGTTGATGACAAATATGACACTTCAAAAATATCAGACGATGAAGAATCTTTTCGAGGGTTTTCTAATAAAGCCATATCAAAGGTCTTAAACTCGTGTCACACTCATGTTAAGGCTAATCTGCTTGCATCTGAGGAGGACAGCAGGAAATTAGATGTGCTTAAAACACATGGCTTGCCCGAAACGGATgcaatgaatataaaaaataagccTTCTTCTGATGTAGAAACAAGCGATTCTTTACCTGTGACTATAAATGTAAATGAGTCATCAACCAAACCTATTCCTGAAGACTTGAGTTTATCGGAGATCAAATCAGCACCACCAGTTATACCTGTAGTGTCAATGAATGTACACGAAATTTATAATCATAATCCAAGCGATTCTACTGTTAATATAATTGACATGCCTCGGTCATCGTCTCTGGTACGAAAAGAAAGAGTGAACATGTCTACTGAACAGATTGAGAAATGGTTAAATGAAAGTTCCATGGCAAAAGAAGAGAGTAAAGCAGAAATGGAAAACGTTTCTGGttttaaatttgaagataCGGTGAAAGTAAAGAATGACGTCAGccatatatctatatctactAGAATTCAGCACTTAGTTCGGCCAGTCAAtataagtttttcaaaaacaactgaaaaaaataattacaagtaTAACAACGTAGTTCAGAATAAAATTCCACCAATATTAAATGTTCACGTACAACATTCTCCACCTAAGCAACAAGGAATACCAACAAATCGTAATAGAATAAATGCCgatataaaagaaattattaaagGAAGAAACATGAAAACTAGCAAAGATTCATCCTTCGGCGAGGACAGTGATGCTGTTTCTAAATCTGATCATAACTCTATCGATGGTTCGCCGGATAAGAAATCGCCAGACAAAAAATCCTTTCAGCCGCGAAAACCTTTTTTGCCCAAGGTAAAAGAACGTAAAGATATCACTCCGAGTGCAAATGCCTTTTCTCCAGAGAACGAAAGTAGCGTATATGCATTTGAAAGTGACAATGAAACTCCAATCAGTACACCGTTTCGGCGGAGGCTTAAGGACACTGACAACAAACCAGATAGTGTGCCTTTGATGTCCGAAGAGGAGGCCGCAAAAACTGAGGAAGAGACACAGAATGTTCAGAACCAGGATTCTGCTTCTGCTGATACTCCGAAGGCAAATCAATTCGAACTCCCAAAGATTTTTGCCGATCTAGCAACGATGCAGGTTTTGCCAATCGACAAACTGACTACAAGCTGGAGTAACGTTGGCTGCAGTACTTCTATAGCTGTGCAAGTGAATCTTGATGAGCAATCGCAAGAGCCGCAAACCACTACGACAGACGAATCGATCTTGAAAAGTACTGAAATATCAACTCAGACGGATGGTAACAATGATAATGAAGATGACAATGATGGGggtcaattattttatatacccTTACAAGCTGTTACCAGGAATGGTCCAAATTTGGTGCAGGGTCAACAATTGATTCAAGGCGTTGCTGTCAAACTTGGCACCGAGGGTCCAACTGGTCCAAACCAACGCGTTTTACTAAGAGCGAAACTAATTACTAAACCACCTTCTACAGTAGCTCGATGTCCACCCGTAGGTACGGTTCAGCCAACAGCTCGTGTACCGCAGAATTCATCAACTTCTGGACTTGACAATCCTGCTCCGTCAACTTCAACGAGTGTAGTACCTACACCATCTACGTCTAACTTTCAGCATCCCTTATCCAACAAAAGTTTTACACTAACGCAAACAACACAGCATCAAAATGTTTCTACTGCAACAGGAACTAGCTTAGTACCGGACAAAGTTCAAAAGTCTCCTAAAGCCTctagagaaagaaaaacatctATAGATTCCGTGAAAAGCGGTAAACG ATCTCAATCCAAGTCTAAACCAAAAACATCAGAGTTCTGTTCACCTAGCAATCCGACTACCTTTCCAAGCCCAAAAAATGCGGATGAAGAGGCTCGTCTTGTCGAAGCTCCTACGTTTCATCCAACCGAGAAAGATTTTCAAGACCCATTGGAGTACATTGATAAAATACGCCCTATTGCTGAGAAGTTTGGAATCTGTCGTGTAGTTCCACCGGTAAACTTTAAA CCTGAATGTAAAGTATCGGATGACATGCGTTTTACAGCTTATAATCAATACGTTCATCGGATGTTGCATCGGTGGGGACCCAATGTTAAGGAAATGATGgctattaaaaaatatttggcaACACAGAGTATCACTCTCACTCATCCTCCCTGG ATTGGTGGTATGGAGGTAGATTTACCACACTTGTATCAAACGGTGCAGAGTCTAGGTGGCTTGAAGGAggtgattgagaaaaaaaaatggcagaaGGTGGCTGACGGGatgaaaattccaaaatctGCTCAGGACCGAGTTACTAAGTTGGATGATATCtactgtaaatatttattgccgTATGACACGCTTTCGCCGG aggagagagaaaaactgTTCGATGAAGTAGAAACTGATTGGGCCAAGCGTGAGAGCAAGGCCTTGCAAACACAGACTGCACCTTCTAGTGATAATGACGCTGAAGACGACGATGAGGATAGTTCTGATGAAACTGAGGAATGTATTGTCAAA GGGAGAAATATGCCATTAAATGCATTCTACCGCATCGCACGAAATACACAACGTATGTGGTTCGGTGAGAGTCAACCACCATCTGGTGAAGCCGAGGGTGCAGCAGCAAATGAAGTTGAAGCAGCATTTTGGAAACATGTTGCAGAGAGGAAACGACACGTTTGTGTTCACGCAGCCAGTATTGACTCGAGCGGTCGGGGTTTTGGGTTTTCTGTTGCTAAAAACAGTCCGTTTGCTAGACATCCTTGGAATCTTAAAGTATTGACTAATAATGCTGGTTCGGTACTCAGAGCATTGGGGCCCTTAATGG GTGTTACTGTGCCAACGCTACATGTTGGAATGCTGTTCAGTGCATGTTGCTGGTACAGAGATCCTCACGGTCTGCCGTGGATAGAATATTTGCATACAGGggctaaaaaaatttggtatgGGATTCCTGATGAGCACAGTGACAACTTTAGAGATGCTTTGGCTAAAATGGTACCACGATATTGCAAGAATAAAACGATCTGGTTACCGTCGGACACGGCCATGGTCCCACCAGAATTGCTTGTGAAAAATGGTGTTCCCCTATGCCAGACAGTGCAAGAGCCCGGACAGTTCATTATTGTATTTCCTAAAGCCTTCACCTCTAGTATATGCACTGGGTATGTTGTTTCTGAAAGTGTATACTTTGCACAATCGTCCTGGCTCGTTACTGCGGAACAAGTATTCAAG GATATACAGGAGAGCTGTGAGccatcaatattttcatttgaaagaCTGTTGTTCAGTATTATTAATGATACTAGATCCCATGTCGATGTACTTAAACag ATATTACCAACTGTGATGAATATTCGGGAGAGAGAATTAGAATATCGTAGACTACTGGGAAATGCCGGTCTAACGAATACTGAGAGGCTACCCTTACCTGATAGTGGAAagcgaagaagaggaaaaaaagttaaGGAAGACGACAGTGACTTTGAGTGCGAAACCTGTCGTGCCAATCTGTTCGTTTCACTAGTGAGCAACTTGCAGGACGATTGTGTCTATTGTCTTCCACATGCTTGTCAGATACTTACGAGGAAAAAACAGCTTCTGAAACACTCTACGCTTATGTACACATATAGTGAG gCGGAGTTGGATGATCTCATACATAAATTGGAGGATAAAATCGAAGCCAAATCTAAGAAGACTAATCAAATGAGACAAGCTAAATAg
- the LOC107224474 gene encoding putative RNA-binding protein Luc7-like 1 isoform X2 has protein sequence MRERSKEGLNYRQDRTTQLLQNSPHHRIVVAIALSRQAERCCRSRMDLGECPQIHDLALRADYEAAQKKRDHFYDIDAMEHLQNFIADCDRRTEQAKQRLAETQEELSAEVAAKANNVHVLAEEIGKKLAKAEQLGEEGFVEESMKLMGEIDELRKKKNEAEQEYRNSMPASSYQQQKLRVCEVCSAYLGIHDNDRRLADHFGGKLHLGFIKIREKLAELEKTVEDRRKEKRETMMDRDRQRDREREDRDRDRSRGGLSTGYRERDRDRDRDRERARRDRRRSRSRSRSRGKRSRRSRSDSRGRRSRSHRSGSNDRKR, from the exons ATGCGTGAAAGATCGAAGGAAGGACTCAATTATAGGCAGGATCGCACGACACAGCTGTTACAAAATTCCCCTCATCACCGGAT CGTCGTTGCCATCGCATTGTCGCGTCAGGCGGAGAGGTGTTGCCGCTCT CGCATGGACTTGGGCGAATGCCCTCAGATTCACGACCTGGCTCTGCGGGCCGACTACGAAGCTGCACAGAAGAAAAGAGATCATTTTTATGATATCGAC GCAATGGAACAccttcaaaatttcattgctGATTGTGACCGACGAACTGAACAAGCTAAGCAACGTCTTGCAGAGACTCAAGAAGAGTTGAGTGCAGAGGTTGCAGCAAAAGCTAACAACGTTCACGTTCTTGCGGAAGAAATTGGTAAAAAACTTGCCAAGGCAGAGCAGCTTGGCGAGGAAGGGTTTGTAGAAGAATCTATGAAGCTTATGGGTGAAATTGATGagttgagaaagaaaaaaaacgaggcTGAACAAGAATACCGAAATAGCATGCCAGCTTCGAGCTACCAGCAGCAAAAATTAAGAGTCTGTGAAGTCTGCAGTGCATACCTTGGCATACATGACAACGATAGACGACTGGCCGATCACTTTGGTGGAAAACTCCATTTGGGCTTCATCAAGATAAGGGAAAAACTTGCCGAGCTTGAAAAAACTGTCGAGGATAGGCGCAAGGAAAAAAGAGAGACTATGATGGACAGAGACAGACAGCGGGACAGGGAACGTGAGGATCGGGACAGGGATCGAAGTCGTGGTGGGCTGAGTACTGGATACAGAGAACGCGATCGAGATCGCGATCGCGACCGCGAACGTGCCCGTCGGGATAGACGACGGTCAAGGTCCAGGAGCCGTAGCCGCGGCAAAAG ATCTAGACGTTCAAGGAGTGACAGCCGTGGGAGACGCTCACGTTCACACCGCAGTGGATCTAACGATCGTAAGAGGTAA
- the LOC107224474 gene encoding putative RNA-binding protein Luc7-like 1 isoform X3, translating into MDLGECPQIHDLALRADYEAAQKKRDHFYDIDAMEHLQNFIADCDRRTEQAKQRLAETQEELSAEVAAKANNVHVLAEEIGKKLAKAEQLGEEGFVEESMKLMGEIDELRKKKNEAEQEYRNSMPASSYQQQKLRVCEVCSAYLGIHDNDRRLADHFGGKLHLGFIKIREKLAELEKTVEDRRKEKRETMMDRDRQRDREREDRDRDRSRGGLSTGYRERDRDRDRDRERARRDRRRSRSRSRSRGKRSRRSRSDSRGRRSRSHRSGSNDRKR; encoded by the exons ATGGACTTGGGCGAATGCCCTCAGATTCACGACCTGGCTCTGCGGGCCGACTACGAAGCTGCACAGAAGAAAAGAGATCATTTTTATGATATCGAC GCAATGGAACAccttcaaaatttcattgctGATTGTGACCGACGAACTGAACAAGCTAAGCAACGTCTTGCAGAGACTCAAGAAGAGTTGAGTGCAGAGGTTGCAGCAAAAGCTAACAACGTTCACGTTCTTGCGGAAGAAATTGGTAAAAAACTTGCCAAGGCAGAGCAGCTTGGCGAGGAAGGGTTTGTAGAAGAATCTATGAAGCTTATGGGTGAAATTGATGagttgagaaagaaaaaaaacgaggcTGAACAAGAATACCGAAATAGCATGCCAGCTTCGAGCTACCAGCAGCAAAAATTAAGAGTCTGTGAAGTCTGCAGTGCATACCTTGGCATACATGACAACGATAGACGACTGGCCGATCACTTTGGTGGAAAACTCCATTTGGGCTTCATCAAGATAAGGGAAAAACTTGCCGAGCTTGAAAAAACTGTCGAGGATAGGCGCAAGGAAAAAAGAGAGACTATGATGGACAGAGACAGACAGCGGGACAGGGAACGTGAGGATCGGGACAGGGATCGAAGTCGTGGTGGGCTGAGTACTGGATACAGAGAACGCGATCGAGATCGCGATCGCGACCGCGAACGTGCCCGTCGGGATAGACGACGGTCAAGGTCCAGGAGCCGTAGCCGCGGCAAAAG ATCTAGACGTTCAAGGAGTGACAGCCGTGGGAGACGCTCACGTTCACACCGCAGTGGATCTAACGATCGTAAGAGGTAA
- the LOC107224474 gene encoding putative RNA-binding protein Luc7-like 2 isoform X1, with the protein MTAHDQMRAMLDQLMGTGRNGENNKFQVKYSDPKVCKSFLLACCPHEILSSTRMDLGECPQIHDLALRADYEAAQKKRDHFYDIDAMEHLQNFIADCDRRTEQAKQRLAETQEELSAEVAAKANNVHVLAEEIGKKLAKAEQLGEEGFVEESMKLMGEIDELRKKKNEAEQEYRNSMPASSYQQQKLRVCEVCSAYLGIHDNDRRLADHFGGKLHLGFIKIREKLAELEKTVEDRRKEKRETMMDRDRQRDREREDRDRDRSRGGLSTGYRERDRDRDRDRERARRDRRRSRSRSRSRGKRSRRSRSDSRGRRSRSHRSGSNDRKR; encoded by the exons ATGACAGCTCACGATCAAATGCGAGCTATGCTCGATCAACTGATGGGGACAGGACGAAACG gtgagaataacaaatttcaagttaAATATTCGGATCCGAAGGTCTGCAAGAGCTTCCTCCTCGCCTGCTGCCCGCACGAGATACTTTCATCGACA CGCATGGACTTGGGCGAATGCCCTCAGATTCACGACCTGGCTCTGCGGGCCGACTACGAAGCTGCACAGAAGAAAAGAGATCATTTTTATGATATCGAC GCAATGGAACAccttcaaaatttcattgctGATTGTGACCGACGAACTGAACAAGCTAAGCAACGTCTTGCAGAGACTCAAGAAGAGTTGAGTGCAGAGGTTGCAGCAAAAGCTAACAACGTTCACGTTCTTGCGGAAGAAATTGGTAAAAAACTTGCCAAGGCAGAGCAGCTTGGCGAGGAAGGGTTTGTAGAAGAATCTATGAAGCTTATGGGTGAAATTGATGagttgagaaagaaaaaaaacgaggcTGAACAAGAATACCGAAATAGCATGCCAGCTTCGAGCTACCAGCAGCAAAAATTAAGAGTCTGTGAAGTCTGCAGTGCATACCTTGGCATACATGACAACGATAGACGACTGGCCGATCACTTTGGTGGAAAACTCCATTTGGGCTTCATCAAGATAAGGGAAAAACTTGCCGAGCTTGAAAAAACTGTCGAGGATAGGCGCAAGGAAAAAAGAGAGACTATGATGGACAGAGACAGACAGCGGGACAGGGAACGTGAGGATCGGGACAGGGATCGAAGTCGTGGTGGGCTGAGTACTGGATACAGAGAACGCGATCGAGATCGCGATCGCGACCGCGAACGTGCCCGTCGGGATAGACGACGGTCAAGGTCCAGGAGCCGTAGCCGCGGCAAAAG ATCTAGACGTTCAAGGAGTGACAGCCGTGGGAGACGCTCACGTTCACACCGCAGTGGATCTAACGATCGTAAGAGGTAA